From a single Nicotiana tomentosiformis chromosome 2, ASM39032v3, whole genome shotgun sequence genomic region:
- the LOC138906336 gene encoding uncharacterized protein, giving the protein MTWDRFTHIFLDGYIPPSHREELQFQFDQLQQGQISVPDYEARFSELSRHELIILPTDAERLQRLQGRPVQQGHQSMITALVAPPAIRPPRGGGQVGRGRPRGGGQPGGGQPVGAPARFYAFLASPDAEASDAVITCIVSVCGKDVSVLFDLWSTYSYVSSLFAHFLDVSRESLGTPVYVSSGLEWKGLLVSASNQVISFLKARHMVEKGCLAYLAYVWDTTVETSAIDSVPVVREFSDVFPSYLPEIPLYRDIDFYIDLAPDT; this is encoded by the exons atgacttgggataggttcacccATATTTTCCTGGAcgggtatattccaccctcccatagggaagagttgcagtttcagtttgaccagctccagcagggtcagatttcagtgcctgattatgaggcgaggttctctgagttatctcgccatgaacTTATTATACTTCCTACTGATGCAGAGAGATtacagag gcttcagggtagaccagtgcagcagggtcatcAGTCTATGATTACCGCACTAGTTGCTCCACCAGCTATCCGGCCACCTAGAGGTGGAGGGcaagtgggtaggggtcgtcctagaggtggaggccagccaggtggaggccaaccagttggcgctccagctcggttctatgcttttctggccagtccagatgcagaggcctcagatgctgtgatcacatgcATTGTTTCTGTCTGCGGCAAAGATgtctccgtattatttgatctatggtctacatattcctatgtgtcatctctatttgctcatttcctggatgtttctcgtgagtcattgggtactcctgtttatgtgtcctcTGG GTTGGAATGGAAGGGTTTGCTTGTCAGCGCATCTAATCAGGTTATTTCCtttttgaaggctcgacacatggtcgagaagggttgtttggcttatctagcctatgtttgggacactactgtagagacttcggcgattgattcagtgcctgtagttcgggaattctctgatgtatttccttcataTCTTCCAGAAATTCCGCTatatcgtgatattgatttctatattgacttggctccagatacctag